The genomic stretch ggaatgcaagaaGAAGACTTATTGCACGTGTttaaatgtcaaagaaccgaatGTTCCCGTTGaagttgaacacaaagattgggagttgcaacatcggtgtgatggaagatgagtcatggaaatggcatcttcgatttggccatcttcatttcaatggcctaaagttgctgtcaagtggaggaatggttcgtggtctaccccaaaTTGAAGCCACATGCCAaatatgtgaaggttgtgtgcttggcaagcaagcacgactatcgttccctgttggtgatacatggagagcaaaggcaccactgcagttggtgcacacagatatatgtggtccattggatcccatgtcttatggaggtaataggtattttattaccttcattgatgatttcagtagaaagacttgggtctattttctcaaggagaagtcagctgccctaaaaattttcaaggagttcaaggcactcacagaggctgaaagtaaccacaagcttgtggctgtgagatcagatagaggtggagagtacacctccaatgctttccaagcatactgcaaggagcaaggaattaggcatcaacttactgctgcctataccccacagcaaaatgggatagccgaaagaaagaatcgaaccatccttgacatgacaaggttcatgcttaaggagaagaatttgccaaaagagttatgggcagaagctgtagcttgttcgatttatttgttgaatcgatgtccaacaaagagtgtcaagaggatgacaccacaagaggcttggagtggatacaagccgaatgttacacacctaagaatttttgggtgtgttgcatatgctcaagttccagaagccaagaggaggaaacttgatgatagaggtgagaagtgtgtgtttgtgggctatagtgaagagtccaaggcatacaagctctacaacccactaactggcaaactagtggttagtagagatgtcatcttcagtaaggaagagacatggaagtggaacaacaaagaagtcagtaaagagaagatcgtctccactgattttaaagaaccagaagttgtaccacctattgagcaacagcctgctcaaacaatcacaacaactccagtgcacagaattgcaaggagtggtcctacatctagtgaggaaagcagcttctcaactccagtgaggttaaggagtctcatagagatttatggacaagaagaagaagaaaccaattttttctgcttctatgcagaccatgagcctctctcattcaatgaagttgtggaagaaaattgttggaaaaaagccatggaagaagagatccatgccatcgagaagaatgacacttgagAGCtaacaaagctcccaccaaatcagaaggctattggtgttaagtgggtttacaagatcaaacgcattgcagatggaagtgtggatcgatacaaatcaaggcttgtagcaaagggctacaaacagaagtatggagtggactatgatgaagtctatgctccagttgcaagacttgacatggtaagattactaatctctcttgccgctcagcataaatggaaaatttatcaactagatgtcaagtcagccttccttaatggagttcttgaggaagaagtgtacgtggaacaaccagaaggcttccaagtacaaggaaaagaagataaggtgtatcgtttgaagaaagctttgtatggcctcaagccagcaccacgagcttggaactcaaggattgacaactaccttcaccaaaatggatttcagaaatgtccatacgagcattcaatTTACATGAAGAACGGTGAAAAatgggagttcttaattatttgtctctatgtagatgacttgttgtttacaggaaacaatgaagcaatgttctatgagttcaagcaatccatgttcagtgaattcgagatgactaacaatggattaatgtcatactttcttggcatagaggtgaagcaagaaagtgaaggtatctacatctctcaacaaaagtacatgagagatatattggagaaattcaatatggacaagagcaatattgtcaacactccaattgcaactggattgaagctgtccaaggaaggagaaggtgagtttgtaaactcaaccgtgtacaaaagcttggttggaagcctaaggtaccttacaatcacaagacctgatatagtttatggtgttggactcgtgagtcgatacatggaaacaccaagggagtctcattggctggccgccaagagaattttgaggtacataagaggtactctaaactatggtctattttataattttggtgaagaatcaaaattatttggttattcagatagtgattggggaggtgaccaagatgaaaggaaaagcacaactggctatgtgttttttctaggatcaacagctttctcatggacttcaaagaagcaatcaattgttgctttgtcatcatttgaagccgagtatgtagctgtagcctcaaccgtgtgtgaggcaatatGGTTAAGGAATCTGTTGAAATCAGTGTGTCATTCACAAGAAGAATCGACCTTGATTCATGTGGATAATATAtttgcaatcaaacttgcaaagaatccagttcaacatggaaggagcaagcacattgatactaggttccattttctaagggatcATGTGAAACAAAAGACAATTGAGCTTGTCTATTGTCACACAAAGGAACAAGTGGCTGACATCTTCACTAAGCCACTGCCAGTTGAACCATTCAGGTTATTGTGTGAAATGCTAggcatgaaggcgttttgatttgaaggggcgtgttggaaattcaactcaaaacagGCTGTAAAAGGTCGCTGATGgctgttagtttctttacaagttgtatccacacatgctgcaactttaaagactaaagtttcctccatgtgctagccGAAAGGTTGTGATTACAACCTGGAATGATGCAAGACATGTGTGTGCCAACTATCCAAAGTTGCTGCATGTGTTTGAACGGGTGGAACACCATCTCTTATTACATGTGTTGtcttattgtttattaatttctgttttgtataaataggccttTCTTGCTAGGCTTTAGGAATGATCCGAATCCCATTTTTTGATTGTATTCTCTCAGGTTCATAAGCTTGTAAGCTTCTATCTTTTTTTCATCAGTTTGTAAACTGCCTTTTATTTCATATATCAAGAAAGTGTGTTTCGTGGAAGCTTGTTATTTCCTATCCCTTCTCCATTTGttagtccaattttattgagagagaaaggagaggtgtgatagagtttgtaaacttatcactcACATAtcttggtattgagttagtaaactcttgTCAATACCAACAGATTTACACCCAAACTTTGCATCCAAAAAAGTAGTATTCGGGAAGTATTTATCTTTAAGTACCTGAGCCAGCAACGAATCCGGAGCCATCACTAATCGCCACCCAATTTTGGCCAAGAATGCAAGGTTGaagcattggaagtccctgaacTCCAATCAACCCCCTCCTTtctctttttcaaattttcccacGCAATCCAATGCATTCCGGAATTGTTTTTATTACCCCTCCACCAGAATCTCGTTATTTCCCGCTCCATCTCTTTGCACGTACTCACCAGAAGCTTGAAACATGACATCGCATAATTTGGCATAGCCATTGTAACCGCCTTGATTAACACATCGTTACCTGTTTGTGATAGATATTGCTCTGCCCACCCGCTAAACCGTGCATCCATACCCTTCCGCACTTCTTCGAATACCGCACACTTGGAATGCCCAAAATCCGCCAACAATCCCAAGTACTTCCCTAACCCTTCCCTATCTTGAATACTGGTACACCGCCCAATTTTCTTCCTTTGCCGTGTATTACAATTTGCCCCAAATAATAAAGAACTTTTCTCCCTGTAAATAAGTTGTTCGAAACCGTCTACATAACAATCAAGCACCTCTAGAACTCCCCGAATCTCCTGTACTGAtgcttgacaaaaaaataacCGAATCATCCGCAAAAAATAAATGTGAAATAGACGCACCCCCGAGGTAACCCGCATACTGTGGAGCACCACAATTTCTTCGTTTCccctatttttattaaataattaaaattcttcaaaataCCAATTAAGCACACCTTCTTTAAAATGACCACCCATTCCGAAATAACGCATCAAACGCAGAATCACTTTCACTTAAAATCTTCCCCTCCCTGCTTCCCACTGCTCCTCCCTGGAAAACGCACAAAGCTTTTgtctcttcatcttcttcccttcaCCTGCCCCGCTGATAATCACAGGTATGGATTTTCTTTAACACATATTTTGctaattttattctttttttctaCATCTTTCCAGATTGTTTCGTCAACTTCACAActattttagggttttttatttGGATGATTCTGATTTTTTTGGCGTGGCTTGAACTCTATGATTCAGATGATTATTTGTTGATTATTCTTTCCTCGTCCCAATATCATGGcaaaaattttatgaaatttttaaatGGTAGTATAGGATCGAATTCCTAGCTCTTGCGGCACGTCGAACTTGGCCAGCTCCTCTCATTTTATAAACCCTACATACGTAAAAGCCTTAAGGttttttctacttttctttcaatttttgttctGACATTTTTATGGATCTTTTTGCAGTCAGATGAGATGGATTTGATAATCTAATTAACATGGCGGACGGCGTCCTCCTGGAACGAGAGACGCAACTGGTGCCCTCTGATGATGGCGCCTGTATTTTCAACAATGACATCATCCTTGAGATACTGTCATGGGTTCCTGGGAAATCCTTACTACGATGTCGGCGTGTATGCAAGTCATGGTGTACCTTAATCTCCGACCCtaattttgttagaaaacaGCGCAGCCAAGCAGTTAGACACAGCACCAACTTGAGGCTGCTAATGTTTACAAACAGGCGGCATATTCTGATAAAGTCGATAGACTACGAATCACTACTGTCATTTTTAACGAAGAACAAGCACGAAAATATTAGTCGTGTAGTTGTTCCACGCTGCAGAAGGCACAAATTACCATTAACGCAGCCTGACAACAGAAATGCGCGGATCATGGGTTCTAGCAATGGCCTGGTTTGTCTTTTTATAAATTGCCATTACACTTTGTTGTGGAATCCTTGTACTGGCAATTCCAAGGAGATACCAAAACCCAGTCCAGAACCGTTCCATCCAGCATTTTATGGATTTGGTTATGATTCTGCGACTGATGATTACAAAGTCATTTGCAACTGTCCAAGTGCAGATCGAACCTATGAAGTTTTTGTCTTCACACTGAAAACGGGTTCATGGAGGATTGTTGAAGGTCTCGATAATATTGAGGACGAGCGGGGTTTGTTGTTGAACGGCGCCCTACATTGGCTAAACGTTAAACGTCGTGCAGATGGATCAATAGATCCGAAATCAATAACAATAACCTCTTTCGATTTAGCAAAGGAAAAATTTCAGGAGCTAGTGTCGTTACCCAATGTTCTCGGAGATATATTTCTGGGGGCAGATCTTGGGGTTTACAAAAGTTCTCACCTTTTGTGTTCATTTGACAATTTCAGATTTGG from Pyrus communis chromosome 7, drPyrComm1.1, whole genome shotgun sequence encodes the following:
- the LOC137738778 gene encoding F-box/kelch-repeat protein At3g06240-like — translated: MADGVLLERETQLVPSDDGACIFNNDIILEILSWVPGKSLLRCRRVCKSWCTLISDPNFVRKQRSQAVRHSTNLRLLMFTNRRHILIKSIDYESLLSFLTKNKHENISRVVVPRCRRHKLPLTQPDNRNARIMGSSNGLVCLFINCHYTLLWNPCTGNSKEIPKPSPEPFHPAFYGFGYDSATDDYKVICNCPSADRTYEVFVFTLKTGSWRIVEGLDNIEDERGLLLNGALHWLNVKRRADGSIDPKSITITSFDLAKEKFQELVSLPNVLGDIFLGADLGVYKSSHLLCSFDNFRFGNTEIWVMMEYGVEQSWTKLIVLKDQDLSHPVYVSEDDKVFIALREGDLKLYDLKENRYRSVLKPKKQLRLAFALYVETLVSPATGN